From the Planctomycetota bacterium genome, one window contains:
- a CDS encoding adenine phosphoribosyltransferase, with translation MLELRDFIKDVPDWPKPGIVFKDITPMLNHPSALSMAIEQMASPFRGQHIDLVAGAESRGFIFGIALAQSLSAGFVPIRKPKKLPRAVHSAEYALEYGTDKLEVHTDAMKPGQRVLLVDDLLATGGTMHACCQMVQLLGAELAGITCLIELTFLNGREKLKAFNQNVHAVIKY, from the coding sequence ATGCTGGAGCTTCGGGATTTCATCAAGGACGTGCCGGACTGGCCCAAGCCGGGCATCGTGTTCAAGGACATCACGCCGATGCTCAATCATCCCAGCGCGTTGTCGATGGCGATCGAGCAGATGGCCAGCCCGTTCCGGGGTCAACACATCGACCTGGTCGCCGGGGCCGAGTCGCGCGGGTTCATCTTCGGCATCGCGCTGGCGCAGTCGCTGTCGGCGGGTTTCGTCCCGATTCGCAAACCCAAAAAGCTGCCGCGCGCCGTGCACAGCGCCGAGTATGCGCTCGAATACGGGACGGACAAGCTCGAGGTGCACACCGACGCGATGAAGCCGGGCCAGCGCGTGCTGCTTGTCGACGACCTGCTCGCGACCGGCGGGACGATGCACGCCTGCTGCCAGATGGTCCAACTGCTCGGCGCCGAACTGGCGGGGATCACGTGTCTGATCGAACTGACCTTTTTGAACGGGCGCGAGAAGCTCAAGGCGTTCAATCAGAATGTGCATGCGGTGATCAAGTACTGA